The following are from one region of the Terriglobia bacterium genome:
- a CDS encoding ABC transporter permease, translating into MRALFDTFGQIFRTLWAHKLRSFLTMFGIAWGVGSLLLLVGLGEGFRTGNRRQLDQIGENIMFIFPARAPAIEGNQNSGREYKLTYQDYRDIVRECPDVQQAVPALSRQDLRAVSEYNSANGQVIGAEPQFRGIRYLPLKQGRWLSTQDEGDRRNVAVLGSEVAKNLYPGHPALGTFMLLNGMRFEVIGVLDQVGRGDNNSTNQRIYIPYSTMSTYFPLKEDGEIGALSWINYTPRTRDSHILARNEVRRVIARNHGFDYHNDDAFEEWDTIRSAQMVGKIFDAMNMFLGSVGLVTLALGAIGIINIMLVSVSERTREIGLRKALGATNRSILFQFFMEGVLLTLVSGGVGMGFAAGLMAALGTLPSPPGFDTPKLVASSATLAIASLSCAGIVAGIYPARKAAMLTPVDALRSE; encoded by the coding sequence ATGAGGGCGCTGTTCGACACTTTTGGCCAGATTTTCCGTACGCTTTGGGCGCACAAGCTGCGCTCGTTTCTAACCATGTTCGGAATTGCCTGGGGCGTCGGCTCGCTTCTGTTGCTGGTTGGCCTCGGCGAAGGCTTTCGCACCGGCAATCGCCGTCAGTTGGATCAGATCGGCGAGAACATCATGTTCATCTTTCCGGCGCGTGCCCCTGCCATCGAGGGCAATCAGAACAGCGGCCGTGAATACAAGCTCACTTACCAGGATTACCGCGACATTGTGCGCGAGTGTCCGGACGTGCAGCAGGCCGTGCCTGCTCTTTCCCGCCAGGATTTGCGCGCGGTCAGCGAATACAATAGCGCCAACGGCCAGGTCATCGGCGCCGAACCGCAATTCCGTGGCATCCGGTATCTTCCGCTGAAGCAGGGCCGCTGGTTGAGCACGCAAGATGAAGGCGATCGCCGGAATGTCGCGGTGCTCGGCAGTGAAGTTGCGAAGAACCTTTATCCCGGCCACCCGGCGCTCGGAACCTTCATGCTCCTGAACGGGATGCGTTTCGAGGTCATCGGCGTCCTCGACCAGGTCGGCCGAGGCGATAACAACTCGACGAATCAGCGCATTTATATTCCGTACTCCACGATGTCGACGTATTTCCCGCTCAAAGAGGACGGCGAAATTGGAGCGCTTTCGTGGATCAACTACACCCCGCGCACGCGGGACTCCCATATTCTTGCGCGTAACGAAGTGCGACGTGTCATCGCTCGCAATCACGGCTTCGATTACCACAACGACGATGCCTTCGAAGAGTGGGACACGATCCGCTCGGCGCAGATGGTTGGCAAGATATTTGACGCAATGAATATGTTCCTCGGCAGCGTGGGCCTGGTGACGCTTGCGCTCGGAGCGATCGGCATCATCAACATCATGCTGGTCTCGGTCAGCGAGCGCACGCGCGAAATCGGGCTGAGGAAAGCCCTGGGCGCCACGAATCGAAGCATCCTGTTCCAGTTCTTTATGGAAGGCGTGCTGCTCACCCTGGTCAGCGGTGGTGTCGGCATGGGTTTCGCCGCCGGACTGATGGCCGCGCTGGGAACGCTACCATCACCGCCGGGATTTGATACACCCAAACTGGTGGCTTCATCGGCCACGCTGGCGATCGCGAGCCTCTCATGTGCGGGGATCGTGGCTGGCATTTACCCGGCGCGCAAAGCCGCGATGCTGACGCCGGTAGACGCGTTGAGGTCGGAGTGA
- a CDS encoding ABC transporter permease — protein sequence MNNDLIQQSYAALRYNRRRTALTMLGMAWGIATVVLLLAYGNGFGRAIETIFASFGSHVFGVFPGRTSMQAGGNKAGTQIRFTVDDVERIAENVPQITRITPEVNKQSSVQYDNRTYSFLVQGDYPNVQHIRNQEAEFGRFYNEEDLIQKARVAVIGSEAKDKLFSGKWAVGETIRINGLSFEVIGVAKPKMQEGDNDINRLIYVPFTTMSDLTDPHYLDAMWIEFEGDNYDQIEKQIRTVLAQHYNFRPEDRRAVWVFSAMRQLYQFRIITMGLQVLLAFIGTLTLGIGGVGLMNIMLVSVTQRTREIGVEMALGATRSTIRRQFLAEALAITFSGGLAGILLAYAISFSVGKLTFYSALAKHATDADIRLLISPSSVIISTLILTVVGLISGMLPAIRASRLDPIEALRYE from the coding sequence ATGAACAACGACCTGATCCAGCAGTCTTATGCCGCGCTTCGGTACAACCGTCGCCGCACCGCGCTCACCATGCTCGGCATGGCGTGGGGAATCGCCACGGTCGTCCTCCTGTTGGCATACGGAAACGGCTTCGGCCGCGCCATCGAGACAATCTTCGCCAGTTTCGGTTCTCACGTTTTTGGTGTGTTTCCCGGCCGAACCTCAATGCAGGCTGGCGGCAATAAGGCCGGCACTCAAATTCGATTCACGGTCGACGACGTCGAGAGGATCGCCGAGAACGTTCCACAGATAACTCGGATCACCCCCGAGGTCAACAAGCAGTCCAGCGTGCAGTATGACAACCGCACCTACAGCTTCCTCGTCCAGGGCGATTACCCGAATGTGCAGCATATCCGCAACCAGGAGGCCGAGTTCGGCCGTTTCTACAACGAGGAAGACCTGATTCAGAAAGCCCGCGTGGCCGTAATCGGCTCTGAGGCCAAGGACAAATTGTTCTCCGGTAAATGGGCGGTCGGGGAAACCATCCGCATCAACGGGCTCTCCTTCGAAGTCATTGGAGTGGCCAAGCCGAAGATGCAGGAGGGCGACAACGACATCAATCGCCTCATCTACGTGCCGTTCACGACCATGAGCGACCTCACCGATCCGCATTACCTAGACGCCATGTGGATCGAGTTCGAAGGGGACAATTACGACCAGATCGAAAAGCAGATACGCACCGTGCTCGCACAGCACTACAACTTCAGACCGGAAGACCGGCGCGCTGTGTGGGTTTTCAGCGCCATGCGCCAGCTTTATCAGTTCCGAATCATCACCATGGGATTGCAGGTGCTGCTGGCATTCATCGGAACCCTGACGCTCGGTATCGGCGGCGTCGGCCTGATGAACATCATGTTGGTTTCAGTCACCCAGCGCACCCGTGAGATCGGCGTCGAAATGGCTCTTGGGGCCACGCGCAGCACCATCCGCCGCCAGTTTCTCGCTGAAGCCCTGGCTATCACCTTCTCGGGTGGACTGGCGGGAATACTGCTGGCTTATGCGATCTCGTTTTCTGTCGGAAAACTCACGTTCTACAGCGCGCTGGCCAAGCACGCCACCGACGCTGACATCCGTCTCCTGATCTCGCCGAGCAGCGTCATCATCTCCACCCTGATCCTCACCGTCGTCGGCCTCATCAGCGGCATGCTGCCGGCCATCCGTGCCTCAAGGCTCGATCCCATCGAAGCCCTGCGATACGAATAA